The genomic interval ACTATCCACGATTATTGGATTACATCCGTCCGCAGTTCGTGCATATCCTGCTCGACGGTCAGATCGTTGAATCCGGTGGATGGGAACTCACACAGATGTTAGAAGCAGAGGGCTACGATCCGATTCGTGAAAAATACGGCATTATTGAGGCTTAATTCAGAGTAGTGGTGCGCGGCACCCCGCATAACATAATAGGAGAAGCGAAATGGCGAATTCTGAAAGGAACACCATAGAAGAACTCGGGATTAGTAAAGAATATCAATACGGGTTCCATGATGACGTTAAACCGACATTCAAGTCCCGGAAAGGGCTGGATGAAGATGTTATTAATCAGATGTGCGACATCAAAGAGGAACCCGACTGGATGCGCCAGTACCGGCTCGATGCCTACAAAATTTTCAAGCAGAAGCCGATGACCAAATGGGGGGGCGACCTCTCCCAACTCGATTTTGACGACATCTACTATTATGTCAAAGCCTCCGACCGGAGTGAACGGAGTTGGGATGATGTACCCGATGACATTAAAAAGACCTTCGATCGGCTTGGTATTCCAGAAGCCGAACGGAAATTCCTCGCAGGTGTCGGTGCACAGTACGACTCCGAAGTCGTTTACCATAACATCGTTGAGGAATTGGACAAAATCGGTGTCGTCTTCCTGGATACTGATACCGCTGTCAAAGAGTACCCCGACCTGGTGAAGAAATACTTTGGCACCATTATCCCATCTGCGGACAATCAGTTCGCGGCACTCAATAGCGCAGCCTGGAGCGGTGGAAGTTTCGTTTATGTCCCACCCGGTGTAAAGGTGGAATACCCGCTGCAAGCCTATTTCCGAATCAACAGTGAGAACATGGGACAGTTTGAACGCACGCTCATCATCGCTGATGAAGGTTCACAGGTTCATTACGTTGAGGGGTGCACCGCCCCGACCTACAGCAGCGAATCCTTACACAGCGCGGTTGTCGAAATTGTTTGTATGAAAGGCTCGCGGGTCCGCTACACGACTATCCAGAATTGGGCGAATAATGTATATAATCTGGTCACGAAACGTGCAATTGCCCACGAGGACGCGCAGATGGAATGGGTCGATGGTAACCTCGGCAGTAAGTTAACGATGAAGTACCCAAGTGTCTACATGATGGGACCCGGGGCGCGTGGTGACATTCTCTCCATTGCGTTCGCCAGCAAGGGACAACACCAAGATGCAGGCGCAAAAGTCTATCACTGCGCACCGCACACCACGTCGCAGATAACCTCAAAGAGTATCAGTAAAGATGGGGGTAGGTCCAGTTATCGCGGGTGGGTCGATGTAGCGAAAGGCGCGAGGGGATGTAAATCGCACGTCGTTTGCGACGCACTCATCCTTGACAAAGACTCCCGTTCAGACACCTATCCGGTCATTGAGATCGGTGAGAACGATACGAACATCGAACACGAGGCACGTGTTAGCAAAATCGGAGAAGAGCAACTCTTCTATCTGATGAGTCGCGGGCTTTCCGAAGAAGAAGCTTCTACGATGATTGTCAATGGGTTCATTGAACCGCTCGTCAAGGAACTCCCGATGGAATACGCTGTCGAGATGAACCGTCTCATCCAACTGCAGATGGAAGGGTCAGTAGGTTAAGGGGTTATCGGTTGTCAGTTGTCAGTCATCGGTTAAGAGACGCTTTGTAACAGTCCACCCAAACTTGGAGTACGCCAAGAGGTGGCAATTGTTACGTCAAGACATCTTAACTGAAACTGAAACTGAAAACCGACAACCAATAAAGGATACAAATAAAATTGCAAAAGGGACATTTTTCAAAAGAATTTCTTCAAAAAATAGCAGCGACCGAGCCAGAATGGATGCGTGAGAAACGGTTGGAGGCTTACGCATTCTACGAATCCTTACCGATGCCACATACCACTGAAGATGATGTGTGGCGACGCACTGTCGACATGCGGACCCAAGATTATTGGAGGCGCACGCGACGCCATCTCCGTGGCTTTGATCTCGCAAAATATCATCTCAGTGCTCCAACCAACGGGAAACCCTGCACCGAAGATTTAAATGACGACGCAGAAACGGCAGGCGTGATCGTGCAAGTCGATGGGCAACTCCAACACGTCTCTACGACTGAAACATTGAAAAAAAAAGGCGTATACTTCGCAAATCTTCACGTCGCACTACAAGAGCAACCCGAGCTACTTCGTACCTACTTCATGAGTAAGGCGGTAACTTTGGAGACAGCGTTAAAAAGCGGGAACATTGCCCAATATAACAAATTTGACGCACTTCACGGTGCCTTTTGGCAAGGGGGTTATGTCCTGCATATCCCGAAAGGCGTTAGGATCGAAGTCCCGCTGCGGGTTTATATTAAAATGTCCGAGGCGGAACATGCCGACTTATCGCATACGCTTATCATCGCTGAAGAGGGAAGTGAGGTTGTAATCTTAGAGGACAATTCGTCTACCCATCCAGATGCAGGTGGGGTACATAGCGGAGCGGTGGAAATTTTCGCGGAACAGAATGCGAACGTGACTTACGTGCAAGTTCAACAGTGGAATCGTCAGGTTTGGAACTTCGCCTCGCACCGCGCGATGGTCGCCAGAGATGCCCAACTTTGCTGGGTAACCGCCACTTTCGGTAGCAGGTTGAATAAGGTAAACCAAGCTGTCGTCTTAGAAGGTGCTGGATGTACTGCCCAAATGTTGGGATTGGCTTTCACCGATTCCCGGCAACATTTGGACGTCAGTACTGCCCAAGAACACATTTCACCGCATACCTCCAGCGATCTGCTCTATCGGACAGTTCTGAAAGATAGGTCGCAGACAGCCTGGGGTGGGAACATTTACGTTTATCCGTCGGCGAACTACACCGATGCGTACCAGAAAAATGACAATTTACTGCTCAGCGAGCGTGCGCATGCGGATACACTGCCCGGATTGGAAATTCAAGCGCACGAGGTGCGTTGTACACACGGTGCCACCGCTGGAAAGATTGATGCCGAGCAGGTTTTTTATCTAATGAGTCGCGGTGTGCCTTATGCACAAGCAGAAAAATTGATTGTTGACGGGTTTTTTGCCCCTGTCATGGAACGTATTCCGTTAGAATCAGTTCGTGAAGAGCTGAGTACATCTGTTGCACGCAAACTTGAATAGTTATCAGTTCGGATTTTCGTAGGAAATCCTTTCGGTTGTCAGTTGTCGGTTAGGAGACGGGTTTGTTAACCGACAACCGATAACCGATAACCCATAAAAAAAGGAGTAACTCACCATGAGTCAACCCAAAATTATCGCTTACATGAAGCCCGTCTGCGGGTGGAGCAATGGTGTCCGTGCCATCTTCGCCAAATACGGTTTGGACTACGAAGATAGAGACATCATTAACAATGAAAACAACTATCGTGAAATGGTTCAGAAGACGCGGCAGCCTTATCAGCCGTGTGTTCAGATCGACGATGTGATGCTCGCCGATGTCAGCGGCGATGAAGTCGAACACTATCTGGTATCGGAAGGGATTGTCAAATCCAGCGATGCTGAGACCGAGGTCCCAACCGATCAGGCGTGTGAGGACCACGGACCGTCTGTTGTCAATATTGGTTTCCCCAGTAGATAAGAGTACCCACAAAGCCAAGATTGGAAGCGACTTGGATGGAAGGGCGGAAGGATGCATGCCCCCTAACCGTCCAATCTTCCAATCTCTGATTCCACCCCAACAAGGTAACAAATATGCACGTCCCACACTTTCGTCCCCTCAATGTAGAAGGCATTCGCGAAGATTTTCCGATCTTCGCGATGTCCCCACCGTTGGCTTTTCTCGACAACGCAGCGTCGACACAAACACCCCGACCCGTCGTCGAAGCGATGGATGCCTACTACGATACGTATCGTTCTAACATCCATCGCGGCATCTATCGTATTTCAGAAGAGGCAACGGCACAATATGAACGCGCCCGTGAGAAGGTAGCCCAACTCGTTAATGCACCACGCGCACGGCAGATTATCTTTACACGGAACACGACGGAATCTATTAACCTCGTCGCTTACAGCTGGGGCACCGCGAACATCCGAGAAGGCGATGAAATTGTCCTCACCGTCATGGAACACCATAGCAACCTTGTGCCGTGGCAGTTGTTGGCACAGCGCACGGGTGCAGTGCTTCGATTCATAGAGATAACCGATGAAGGGTTGCTTGACTTTACACAACTCCAGGACCTCCTCACTGAAAAAACGAAACTTGTTGCCATAGGACACGTTTCTAATGTACTCGGGACAATCAATCCAATCCAGTCCGTCATTACGGCTGCGCACACCGTTGGCGCAAAGGTAGTTGTTGATGCCGCCCAATCGGTGCCGCATTTTCAGGTTGACGTCCAACAACTGGATTGCGATTTTCTGGCGTTCTCTGGACATAAAATGTGTGGTCCGACCGGTATCGGTGTCCTATATGGTAAATTGGAACTCCTTGAAGAGATGCCGCCCTTCCTCGGTGGCGGTTCAATGATTCGGAGCGTCGAACGCGACATATCAAGTTACGCGGAGCTTCCCGCCAAGTTCGAGGCGGGCACCCCCAGTATCGCCGAAGCCATTGGGCTTGGACACGCAGTCGACTACATTACACAAGCAAATTTAGCAGCACTTCAGGTCCACGAACAAGAACTCTTAAAATACGCACACAATCGCTTACAAGACATCGAAGGCATTACCCTCTATGGACCCTCTTCACCACATCAAAAAGCCGGTGTTATCTCTTTTAATCTGGAGGGTGTCCATCCGCATGACGTGGCAGGTATCTTGGATACACACGGTATCGCCATCCGCGCAGGACATCACTGTGCCCAACCACTCATGAAGCGGTTAGATGTGATCGCCACCGTCCGTGCAAGTTTTTACCTCTATAACACAATCGAAGACGTGGACCGGTTATACGAAGGGCTGTGCAGAACACAAAAATTAATGACTCGGAGAAGAATATGAACATATATCAGGAAGAGCTGCTTGACCATTACGAGAATCCAAGTAACTATGGAACATTGCCGAATCCTGATATTTCCCATGAAGAGGACAATCCGCTGTGTGGGGATCGGATCCGCATCGACCTCATTGTTGAAGACGATATCATTACAGAGGTGCGTTTTTCCGGGCACGGTTGTACCATCAGCCAGGCTGCTGCCTCTATGTTAACCGAGGAAATTGAAGGTAAAAGTCTTACCGAAGTTAAGAAACTCTCGCGAGACGACATCTTAGATATGATCGGTATCCCTTTAGGTCCCGTCCGTGTCAAATGCGCGTTATTGGCACTCAAGGTTCTCAAAGCCGGTGCCTACGGTATCACAAGCTGGCCCGGCGAAGAAGAATAAAAATAAAAACCGTTTTGTTAATTCGTTACTTTTACCGAGAAAAAGGAAATTATGGCAGAATTCTATAAAGTTGCGAGAGTGAGTGAAGTGCCACCCGGCACGAAACATTTAGTCGAAGTTGACTTCGTCCCTGTGTTACTCTTCAATGTTGATGGAGAGTTCTACGCTATGGAGGACGTTTGCACACACGACGACGGTCCCTTGGGAGAAGGTTGGTTCCACGGTGAGGAGATAGAATGCCCGCGGCACGGTGCCCGCTTTTGCGTGAAAACTGGAAAGCCGCTCTGTATGCCCGCCGTCGAACCCGTCGATTGTTACACCGTTAAAATCGAGGGTGACGATATTCTTATCAGTCTCGACTAATTAATTACCCCGACCTCAGAGGAGAAAATCTCGATGGTATCCGAAGAAACCGTATTAGAAGCTATCAAGCAAATTATCGATCCAGAGATTGGCATCAATATCGTCGATATGGGACTTATCTACGGCGTCGACATCAACGACACGACTGTAGATATTACAATGACCCTCACGAGTCCTGGATGCCCTGCTGGCGGGCAAATTGTGAACGGCACACAGCACGTCACGCAGCAGATGGAGGGTATTGAGGAAGTCAATGTTAATGTCGTCTGGACGCCGCGCTGGACACCTGAAATGATGACTGAAGACGCAAAGGACGAACTCGGTATCTTTTAAAGTAGTCGACACACTCCGTGTAACATAACCTGTATCATGAACAGGCTCGCGAAACAACCGAAACTCCTCAAGAAACATCCCAATGCCTTTCAGGTAGAGTGGAAGGACGGACATGTCAGTTGGTATCCATACACCTATCTCCGACAGATGTGCCCGTGCGCGGAATGCGCGACCCTTCGGCACAAAGGTAGAGATGTCCATTCCCTCTTTTCCCCACAAGGCGATGGAGATATAACCCTCATTGAGGTCTCAGACGATATTCAACCCCTTGACATCCAGTTAGTCGGTCGTTACGCACTCCAATTCAGTTGGAACGACGGACACGATACCGGTATCTACCCATTTGAAGTCCTACGTGAGACGTGTCCGTGTCCAGAATGTGCCCCCGTTGGAACATAGTCCGTTAGGAAACTAGCACCTAGATGGTATCCTTAAATAGCAGCCTGCAACAACGGCGCAGGCGACTCCTCATCCGAAAACCATCAAATCACAAACCCTGTCGTTTAACCGCAAGGTATAATTTAAAAATGCAGACTATGCCGTCACTTCCTGAAATTTCCCCACAAGAACTGAAACAGAAACTCGACGAAAACGAATCCGTGTTTCTATTAGATGTCCGCGAACCGAGCGAATACGACATTGTGCATCTTGAAGGCGCACAACTCATACCGCTTAATACATTGCCACACCACGTCGATACGCTTCCATCAGACCGAGAAATTGTCGTCTATTGCCACCACGGAACGCGAAGTCTTTATGCCACCGCCTATTTACATCAAAACGGATTTCGTGATACCAAAAATCTCACAGGCGGTATTGACCAATGGGCAACCGAAATTGACCCAACCCTACAGAGATATTAAGAGGAGAATCGGTATGATCGTCGAATTTGAAAATCGCTCCGGTGAAATAGAACACGCCGAAATGGAAATTGATGAACCGTGTCCTATCTGTTGCGGAATGCTCTTCCCACTTGTGGAATCCCAACCGGACAGTGGATACCGTTGTAGTAGCTGCGGACTCGTCTTCTCTGCTGTAGAAGAAGAGTTTGTTTAACGATTCGCAAAGCATTAGATAGATCAATGTGTTCAATAGATATTCCCGCATCAGATTCGCTTGCGTGTTTTTGCTTGGGCATTTCTGCGTATTGTTGCAAGCTGCTGTCTTTGGCTATTCTTTCCGCGCCTAACCGTAGTCCGTAATGAAATGGAGGACGGATTTAGGGAAAGTACATCCAAGATTCAAATTCACGCTGTTTCTCCGCAAGGTAAAATTAAAGATCAATTTTTCGGAAATCTGGCACTTCCATCGGTGCGCCACCGTTCGCAATGGATTGCTCCGAAACCAAGCCCGGTACAGTGAAATCCATCGCCGTATAGACATCAAGCGGCGGTGGTGTGTCGGTGAGGACGCTATCTACAAAATCCCGCACCTTAAAATACTCGCCGAGGTCACCAGCGTTTTCTGCCTCAGCAGGCGGATTTTTCCATCGCTCAGGCAGGAGGTCTTCAAACTGCGAGAGCGGTCTCCACTGCTCAGTCACCGAGAACTCATCCAACCAAATCTTCGGTGCAGCGTTGAGCCCTCGAGAACTTTCATAGCACCCCTTTGTCCCCTGCAAACTGAAATACGAATTCGCAGGCCGATTCGAGAGCATGTCAATCCGGATCTTGATTAACCCCCCACAATCTGTTTTACACAACATCATCACCGTATCTTCCATGGCGTGCTCAGGATCGGTGTTAACGCCAGTGCCGAGACAACAGACACTCGCGACACGACTGCCAAACCACTGGAGTACTGGACCGAGACTGTGTGTCGCATAGTTGCAGCGATTAATACCGACCTGCCAGTAGTAACGCCACGTCGGATTGCCGCTTTCATCGTGATGGAGCGACTTGATGTTGTGGAGGTATTCCCCCTCCCCGAAATAGACATCCCCGAACATGCCCGCCTCCGTCATACTACGGATCAGGACATTTGACTTGGAATAGCACGTGTTTTCAGCCATTGTGTATTTAGCAGACGCTTTCCGGACTGCCCGAACCAAGTCGTAACACTCTTCCAATTTGACGGCAGCGGTCACCTCACTGATAACATGTTTTCCCGCCTCTAACGCCTCGATCGCCTGCGGTACGTGCAGATTTTCCGGCGTAGCAAGGACCACA from Candidatus Poribacteria bacterium carries:
- the sufB gene encoding Fe-S cluster assembly protein SufB gives rise to the protein MANSERNTIEELGISKEYQYGFHDDVKPTFKSRKGLDEDVINQMCDIKEEPDWMRQYRLDAYKIFKQKPMTKWGGDLSQLDFDDIYYYVKASDRSERSWDDVPDDIKKTFDRLGIPEAERKFLAGVGAQYDSEVVYHNIVEELDKIGVVFLDTDTAVKEYPDLVKKYFGTIIPSADNQFAALNSAAWSGGSFVYVPPGVKVEYPLQAYFRINSENMGQFERTLIIADEGSQVHYVEGCTAPTYSSESLHSAVVEIVCMKGSRVRYTTIQNWANNVYNLVTKRAIAHEDAQMEWVDGNLGSKLTMKYPSVYMMGPGARGDILSIAFASKGQHQDAGAKVYHCAPHTTSQITSKSISKDGGRSSYRGWVDVAKGARGCKSHVVCDALILDKDSRSDTYPVIEIGENDTNIEHEARVSKIGEEQLFYLMSRGLSEEEASTMIVNGFIEPLVKELPMEYAVEMNRLIQLQMEGSVG
- the sufD gene encoding Fe-S cluster assembly protein SufD, which produces MQKGHFSKEFLQKIAATEPEWMREKRLEAYAFYESLPMPHTTEDDVWRRTVDMRTQDYWRRTRRHLRGFDLAKYHLSAPTNGKPCTEDLNDDAETAGVIVQVDGQLQHVSTTETLKKKGVYFANLHVALQEQPELLRTYFMSKAVTLETALKSGNIAQYNKFDALHGAFWQGGYVLHIPKGVRIEVPLRVYIKMSEAEHADLSHTLIIAEEGSEVVILEDNSSTHPDAGGVHSGAVEIFAEQNANVTYVQVQQWNRQVWNFASHRAMVARDAQLCWVTATFGSRLNKVNQAVVLEGAGCTAQMLGLAFTDSRQHLDVSTAQEHISPHTSSDLLYRTVLKDRSQTAWGGNIYVYPSANYTDAYQKNDNLLLSERAHADTLPGLEIQAHEVRCTHGATAGKIDAEQVFYLMSRGVPYAQAEKLIVDGFFAPVMERIPLESVREELSTSVARKLE
- a CDS encoding glutaredoxin translates to MSQPKIIAYMKPVCGWSNGVRAIFAKYGLDYEDRDIINNENNYREMVQKTRQPYQPCVQIDDVMLADVSGDEVEHYLVSEGIVKSSDAETEVPTDQACEDHGPSVVNIGFPSR
- a CDS encoding cysteine desulfurase — its product is MHVPHFRPLNVEGIREDFPIFAMSPPLAFLDNAASTQTPRPVVEAMDAYYDTYRSNIHRGIYRISEEATAQYERAREKVAQLVNAPRARQIIFTRNTTESINLVAYSWGTANIREGDEIVLTVMEHHSNLVPWQLLAQRTGAVLRFIEITDEGLLDFTQLQDLLTEKTKLVAIGHVSNVLGTINPIQSVITAAHTVGAKVVVDAAQSVPHFQVDVQQLDCDFLAFSGHKMCGPTGIGVLYGKLELLEEMPPFLGGGSMIRSVERDISSYAELPAKFEAGTPSIAEAIGLGHAVDYITQANLAALQVHEQELLKYAHNRLQDIEGITLYGPSSPHQKAGVISFNLEGVHPHDVAGILDTHGIAIRAGHHCAQPLMKRLDVIATVRASFYLYNTIEDVDRLYEGLCRTQKLMTRRRI
- a CDS encoding SUF system NifU family Fe-S cluster assembly protein gives rise to the protein MNIYQEELLDHYENPSNYGTLPNPDISHEEDNPLCGDRIRIDLIVEDDIITEVRFSGHGCTISQAAASMLTEEIEGKSLTEVKKLSRDDILDMIGIPLGPVRVKCALLALKVLKAGAYGITSWPGEEE
- a CDS encoding non-heme iron oxygenase ferredoxin subunit, producing MAEFYKVARVSEVPPGTKHLVEVDFVPVLLFNVDGEFYAMEDVCTHDDGPLGEGWFHGEEIECPRHGARFCVKTGKPLCMPAVEPVDCYTVKIEGDDILISLD
- a CDS encoding metal-sulfur cluster assembly factor, yielding MVSEETVLEAIKQIIDPEIGINIVDMGLIYGVDINDTTVDITMTLTSPGCPAGGQIVNGTQHVTQQMEGIEEVNVNVVWTPRWTPEMMTEDAKDELGIF
- a CDS encoding DUF971 domain-containing protein, whose protein sequence is MNRLAKQPKLLKKHPNAFQVEWKDGHVSWYPYTYLRQMCPCAECATLRHKGRDVHSLFSPQGDGDITLIEVSDDIQPLDIQLVGRYALQFSWNDGHDTGIYPFEVLRETCPCPECAPVGT
- a CDS encoding rhodanese; the protein is MQTMPSLPEISPQELKQKLDENESVFLLDVREPSEYDIVHLEGAQLIPLNTLPHHVDTLPSDREIVVYCHHGTRSLYATAYLHQNGFRDTKNLTGGIDQWATEIDPTLQRY
- a CDS encoding Gfo/Idh/MocA family oxidoreductase, whose translation is MANQLKVGIVGAHRGSSYVAPFKAIAETDMMAVCDLNEETLQNASERFDIPQQFTDYQAMLDAVDLVVLATPENLHVPQAIEALEAGKHVISEVTAAVKLEECYDLVRAVRKASAKYTMAENTCYSKSNVLIRSMTEAGMFGDVYFGEGEYLHNIKSLHHDESGNPTWRYYWQVGINRCNYATHSLGPVLQWFGSRVASVCCLGTGVNTDPEHAMEDTVMMLCKTDCGGLIKIRIDMLSNRPANSYFSLQGTKGCYESSRGLNAAPKIWLDEFSVTEQWRPLSQFEDLLPERWKNPPAEAENAGDLGEYFKVRDFVDSVLTDTPPPLDVYTAMDFTVPGLVSEQSIANGGAPMEVPDFRKIDL